A part of Gossypium hirsutum isolate 1008001.06 chromosome A07, Gossypium_hirsutum_v2.1, whole genome shotgun sequence genomic DNA contains:
- the LOC121232089 gene encoding protein SPIRAL1-like 3, translated as MGRGVSSGGGQSSLGYLFGSGEAPPPKPTNVTSTGTTSNEVPQKQIEVVKETVQKPTTASPSSGDAKEIPAGVPGSKTNNYFRADGQNCGNFLTERRTTKVHAAPGGGSSLDYLFGGSEK; from the exons ATGGGTCGTGGAGTCAGCAGTGGTGGGGGACAGAGTTCTTTGGGTTACCTTTTCGGGAGCGGAGAAGCTCCACCTCCAAAACCAACCAACGTCACGAGTACTGGCACCACCAGTAATGAAGTTCCTCAGAAGCAGATTGAGGTTGTGAAGGAAACTGTGCAAAAACCGACCACTGCTTCACCATCATCGGGTGATGCCAAGGAGATCCCTGCAGGTGTTCCAGGGAGCAAAACGAACAACTATTTCCGAGCTGATGGCCAGAATTGTGGCAACTTTCTTACG GAGCGCAGGACAACTAAGGTTCACGCAGCGCCTGGCGGTGGGTCTTCCTTGGATTACCTGTTTGGTGGCAGCGAGAAGTGA
- the LOC121232090 gene encoding uncharacterized protein isoform X2: MEVKNVSESSVSDAKLSRSERKKLKKQRMERDIETRDGESLDKATCLGTEDVDLGAEQSSRSRKKRKRKENSFLESSGLKEEPNWLMNDTVSGRDSNVQTPENNVSESPLKGQSADSERKRKRKKKKSKMATSVEVDNSLVDEKNKSDSHLESGLEGAQLNEQTVQLESKRKKKKKGKGKKTTLNVMEDEDISSKSNGKDSNEVENGRIQNPRVDGDIVMPETEVIEKSKKVKTHHKKKKSCNLLGDGLEHVQEIGPIQISVEHREKEPTIGCSENGSGEVPVGHAMPAQASEEALGNNIGIESDLKGRKRKKSKDVEKETKMEEVNPSPLNLAVAKDDVTLAANVCPSSLSVTKDDVIRTANVSPSNLADTKDNVTLAANASPSNLAVVKDNATLTTNVKENNFSQTLHSSFQRKSVWRPRKKLLVLDLNGILVDVVQQPNRKPNTRVDGKGVFIRPFCVEFLEFCFKTFNVGIWSSRVNRNMTKMIGFLLRKQWKRKLFFCWDRKLCTITKFKTLENEEKPLVLKELRKLWDRCLPELPWRKGDYDESNTLLLDDSPYKALRNPANTGIFPYPYQYTDADDHSLAPGGDIRDYLERIAVAENVQKFVEQNPFGQQAITEADPHWEFYSQVIKDVRLHAG, from the exons atggaagtGAAAAATGTTTCAGAGTCATCGGTCTCGGATGCTAAATTGAGCCGTTCTGAAAGGAAGAAACTGAAGAAACAGAGGATGGAACGAGATATTGAAACTAGAGATGGTGAATCCCTTGACAAAGCAACTTGTTTAGGAACAGAGGACGTTGATTTAGGGGCAGAGCAATCGAGTCGTTCGCGTAAGAAGAGAAAGAGGAAAGAAAATTCTTTTTTGGAGTCATCGGGATTGAAGGAAGAACCGAACTGGTTAATGAATGATACCGTGTCAGGTAGAGATTCAAATGTACAGACTCCGGAGAATAATGTTTCGGAGAGTCCATTGAAAGGACAATCGGCTGATTCTGAAAGGAAGCgaaagaggaagaaaaagaagagtaaGATGGCTACATCTGTGGAAGTTGACAACTCTTTGGTAGATGAAAAGAATAAAAGTGACTCTCATTTGGAGTCTGGACTGGAAGGGGCTCAATTGAATGAACAAACTGTTCAACTGGAAagtaaaaggaagaagaagaagaaggggaaAGGAAAGAAGACAACGCTTAATGTCATGGAGGATGAAGATATTAGCTCAAAGAGCAATGGCAAGGACAGTAATGAAGTTGAAAATGGAA GAATTCAAAATCCCCGTGTTGATGGAGATATTGTTATGCCTGAAACTGAAGttattgaaaaatcaaaaaaggTAAAAACCCATCACAAGAAGAAGAAGTCTTGTAATCTATTGGGAGATGGTTTAGAACATGTCCAGGAGATTGGCCCAATACAGATTTCTGTTGAGCATAGAGAGAAGGAGCCTACAATTGGTTGTTCGGAAAATGGGTCCGGTGAAGTACCAGTAGGTCACGCTATGCCTGCACAGGCTTCAGAGGAAGCATTGGGCAACAACATAGGCATTGAATCTGATcttaaaggaaggaaaagaaagaagtcGAAGGATGTTGAGAAAGAAACCAAGATGGAAGAAGTTAATCCTTCTCCTTTGAATTTGGCTGTTGCAAAAGATGATGTTACACTGGCAGCTAATGTTTGTCCTTCGAGCTTGTCTGTCACAAAAGATGATGTTATACGAACAGCTAATGTTTCTCCTTCAAACTTGGCTGACACAAAAGACAATGTTACACTAGCAGCTAATGCTTCTCCTTCAAACTTGGCAGTCGTAAAAGACAATGCTACACTAACAACTAATGTTAAAGAGAACAATTTCTCACAAACATTGCACTCTTCATTTCAAAGAAAAAGCGTCTGGCGTCCTAGGAAAAAGCTTCTTGTGCTTGATTTGAATGGAATTCTTGTAGATGTTGTTCAACAACCAAATAGAAAGCCAAATACTAGAGTAGATGGGAAAGGAG TTTTCATTAGACCATTTTGTGTTGAATTTCTCGAATTTTGCTTCAAGACATTTAATGTCGGAATCTGGTCATCAAGAGTTAA TAGAAACATGACCAAGATGATTGGGTTTCTTCTTAGAAAACAATGGAAACGTAAATTGTTTTTCTGTTGG GACCGGAAACTGTGTACAATTACAAAATTCAAAACCCTCGAGAATGAGGAGAAACCGCTTGTTTTGAAGGAACTTAGAAAATTATGGGATAGGTGTTTACCCGAGCTTCCTTGGAGGAAGGGTGACTATGATGAATCAAACACACTATTGTTGGATGATTCGCCATATAAGGCTTTGCGAAATCCT GCAAATACTGGTATATTTCCATATCCTTATCAATACACGGATGCCGATGATCATTCATTAG CACCTGGAGGAGATATTCGAGACTATCTTGAACGGATAGCTGTAGCAGAGAATGTTCAGAAGTTTGTGGAGCAAAATCCATTCGGGCAACAGGCTATCACAGAGGCAGATCCGCATTGGGAATTCTATTCCCAAGTTATAAAAGATGTGAGGTTACATGCTGGGTAA
- the LOC121232090 gene encoding uncharacterized protein isoform X1, producing the protein MEVKNVSESSVSDAKLSRSERKKLKKQRMERDIETRDGESLDKATCLGTEDVDLGAEQSSRSRKKRKRKENSFLESSGLKEEPNWLMNDTVSGRDSNVQTPENNVSESPLKGQSADSERKRKRKKKKSKMATSVEVDNSLVDEKNKSDSHLESGLEGAQLNEQTVQLESKRKKKKKGKGKKTTLNVMEDEDISSKSNGKDSNEVENGSRCTEPQIINEKNIRKEDPISISETVESKNTNKISLITYKQSDFSGIQNPRVDGDIVMPETEVIEKSKKVKTHHKKKKSCNLLGDGLEHVQEIGPIQISVEHREKEPTIGCSENGSGEVPVGHAMPAQASEEALGNNIGIESDLKGRKRKKSKDVEKETKMEEVNPSPLNLAVAKDDVTLAANVCPSSLSVTKDDVIRTANVSPSNLADTKDNVTLAANASPSNLAVVKDNATLTTNVKENNFSQTLHSSFQRKSVWRPRKKLLVLDLNGILVDVVQQPNRKPNTRVDGKGVFIRPFCVEFLEFCFKTFNVGIWSSRVNRNMTKMIGFLLRKQWKRKLFFCWDRKLCTITKFKTLENEEKPLVLKELRKLWDRCLPELPWRKGDYDESNTLLLDDSPYKALRNPANTGIFPYPYQYTDADDHSLAPGGDIRDYLERIAVAENVQKFVEQNPFGQQAITEADPHWEFYSQVIKDVRLHAG; encoded by the exons atggaagtGAAAAATGTTTCAGAGTCATCGGTCTCGGATGCTAAATTGAGCCGTTCTGAAAGGAAGAAACTGAAGAAACAGAGGATGGAACGAGATATTGAAACTAGAGATGGTGAATCCCTTGACAAAGCAACTTGTTTAGGAACAGAGGACGTTGATTTAGGGGCAGAGCAATCGAGTCGTTCGCGTAAGAAGAGAAAGAGGAAAGAAAATTCTTTTTTGGAGTCATCGGGATTGAAGGAAGAACCGAACTGGTTAATGAATGATACCGTGTCAGGTAGAGATTCAAATGTACAGACTCCGGAGAATAATGTTTCGGAGAGTCCATTGAAAGGACAATCGGCTGATTCTGAAAGGAAGCgaaagaggaagaaaaagaagagtaaGATGGCTACATCTGTGGAAGTTGACAACTCTTTGGTAGATGAAAAGAATAAAAGTGACTCTCATTTGGAGTCTGGACTGGAAGGGGCTCAATTGAATGAACAAACTGTTCAACTGGAAagtaaaaggaagaagaagaagaaggggaaAGGAAAGAAGACAACGCTTAATGTCATGGAGGATGAAGATATTAGCTCAAAGAGCAATGGCAAGGACAGTAATGAAGTTGAAAATGGAAGTAGGTGTACTGAAcctcaaattattaatgaaaagaATATTAGAAAGGAGGATCCTATTTCTATATCAGAAACTGTAGAGTCGAAAAATACTAACAAAATTTCTTTGATAACTTATAAGCAAAGTGATTTTTCAGGAATTCAAAATCCCCGTGTTGATGGAGATATTGTTATGCCTGAAACTGAAGttattgaaaaatcaaaaaaggTAAAAACCCATCACAAGAAGAAGAAGTCTTGTAATCTATTGGGAGATGGTTTAGAACATGTCCAGGAGATTGGCCCAATACAGATTTCTGTTGAGCATAGAGAGAAGGAGCCTACAATTGGTTGTTCGGAAAATGGGTCCGGTGAAGTACCAGTAGGTCACGCTATGCCTGCACAGGCTTCAGAGGAAGCATTGGGCAACAACATAGGCATTGAATCTGATcttaaaggaaggaaaagaaagaagtcGAAGGATGTTGAGAAAGAAACCAAGATGGAAGAAGTTAATCCTTCTCCTTTGAATTTGGCTGTTGCAAAAGATGATGTTACACTGGCAGCTAATGTTTGTCCTTCGAGCTTGTCTGTCACAAAAGATGATGTTATACGAACAGCTAATGTTTCTCCTTCAAACTTGGCTGACACAAAAGACAATGTTACACTAGCAGCTAATGCTTCTCCTTCAAACTTGGCAGTCGTAAAAGACAATGCTACACTAACAACTAATGTTAAAGAGAACAATTTCTCACAAACATTGCACTCTTCATTTCAAAGAAAAAGCGTCTGGCGTCCTAGGAAAAAGCTTCTTGTGCTTGATTTGAATGGAATTCTTGTAGATGTTGTTCAACAACCAAATAGAAAGCCAAATACTAGAGTAGATGGGAAAGGAG TTTTCATTAGACCATTTTGTGTTGAATTTCTCGAATTTTGCTTCAAGACATTTAATGTCGGAATCTGGTCATCAAGAGTTAA TAGAAACATGACCAAGATGATTGGGTTTCTTCTTAGAAAACAATGGAAACGTAAATTGTTTTTCTGTTGG GACCGGAAACTGTGTACAATTACAAAATTCAAAACCCTCGAGAATGAGGAGAAACCGCTTGTTTTGAAGGAACTTAGAAAATTATGGGATAGGTGTTTACCCGAGCTTCCTTGGAGGAAGGGTGACTATGATGAATCAAACACACTATTGTTGGATGATTCGCCATATAAGGCTTTGCGAAATCCT GCAAATACTGGTATATTTCCATATCCTTATCAATACACGGATGCCGATGATCATTCATTAG CACCTGGAGGAGATATTCGAGACTATCTTGAACGGATAGCTGTAGCAGAGAATGTTCAGAAGTTTGTGGAGCAAAATCCATTCGGGCAACAGGCTATCACAGAGGCAGATCCGCATTGGGAATTCTATTCCCAAGTTATAAAAGATGTGAGGTTACATGCTGGGTAA